From the Daphnia magna isolate NIES linkage group LG3, ASM2063170v1.1, whole genome shotgun sequence genome, one window contains:
- the LOC123470348 gene encoding uncharacterized protein LOC123470348: MTLFSNVGIYVDRERSGRFDDWLAHLESVLVLGDFEESRKIILLRSKLYGEAADEFDNFKLENPISAQIYDRVKERLIKLFHSTETRSKQSVEFHNMQREPEENMRRYANRIRKAFHLAYPIKSTIDKATAFSREQIMMDIFLEGLYFDVQTRLKYKEFAIFEKLIEKAEMTAMAVEEAQVRSRLNAFQAKYVEPNREFTKVKEALDRLSSQVESNTHQKRLEENMEKMQRQLSTRRNVSFSQRSPQLNPPINKTGDLYFCDFHNDWGYHSINNCKARESQANYKCFRCKEIGHRANFCPQIKNLKPTPPEGYDG, translated from the coding sequence atgacgttatttagtaacgtcggaatttacgtagaccgtgaacgctccggtcgctttgatgactggcttgcacatctagaatcagtactggttttaggcgattttgaggagtcaagaaaaattatcttactacgctccaaattgtatggtgaagcggctgatgagtttgataactttaaacttgaaaacccaattagcgcgcaaatttacgacagagtaaaggagcgtttaattaaacttttccactctacagagaccagatctaaacaaagcgttgaatttcataatatgcaaCGGGAACCCGAAGAGAATATGAGACGTTATGCGAATCGTATACGCAAAGCCTTCCACTTAGCGTATCCTATAAAATCCACGATAGATaaagcaacagctttttccagagaacaaaTTATGATGGACATATTTCTGGAAGGGCTGTATTTCGACGTCCAGACCAGACTTAAGTATAAAGAATTcgcaatttttgaaaaactcatagaaaaagctgaaatgacggccatggcagtagaagaagcccaagttagatccagactaaatgcttttcaggccaaatacgTCGAACCTAATAGAGAATTTACTAAAGTAAAGGAAGCTTTAGATCGCCTTAGTTCCCAGGTGGAATCAAACACTCACCAAAAACgtttagaagaaaacatggagaaaatgcaaagaCAATTATCCACCAGGagaaacgtgagtttttcacagcgctcaccacagttaaaccctccaatcaataaaacaggggatttatatttttgtgattttcacaacgattggggctatcactcaataaacaattgtaaagcaagggagagtcaagctaattataaatgttttcgttgtaaagaaattggacaccgagcaaacttttgtccccagataaaaaatttgaaacccactcctccagagggttatgacgga
- the LOC116926969 gene encoding uncharacterized protein LOC116926969, producing MDLSTYPYLSTRERRPSIKEEEPLSFVQSSEEPPQIVSDLTKEIEKLSAELQELNEEYVSLKKEFAAYCHRPITSNFFRKCQNSDKWMRVYTRMQTAKSFEKQNKAIQSGVVEHNNSKLCKRQQFFFTLVKLTHNPTDLDLAFRFNINESTVSRYFHSWVNCLYYKLNERVIIWLLISELKVAMPMCFRRHYPNTVSILHCFETQIQIPIDRNDQAATYSNYKSRNTVKYLISATPNGTINFISKGYAGRKSGQFIVRNSGYIDKLKPGVWVLADKGFEVAEEIGLRGAKLITRFKTATQLTQLETEISRNVSNVRIHIEREIGCMSMKFDIMCGPVIMSNLNTFEDNVCFYDKIVAVCCIISNLNPSIIPLE from the coding sequence ATGGACTTATCCACTTATCCATACTTATCCACAAGAGAACGGCGGCCCAGCATAAAAGAAGAGGAACCTTTGTCATTTGTTCAATCAAGTGAAGAACCTCCACAAATTGTGAGTGatttaacaaaagaaatcgaaaaattAAGTGCTGAACTTCAAGAATTAAACGAAGAGTATGTGTcgctaaaaaaagaatttgccGCATACTGTCATAGGCCAATAACATCTAACTTTTTTAGAAAATGTCAAAACAGTGACAAATGGATGCGAGTTTACACTAGAATGCAAACTGCGAAGTCATTTGAGAAACAGAATAAGGCAATCCAGTCAGGAGTAGTAGAACATAATAACAGTAAACTTTGTAAACgtcaacagtttttttttacccttgTTAAACTCACTCATAATCCAACGGACTTAGATTTGGCATTTCGCTTTAATATAAACGAATCGACAGTCTCCCGCTATTTTCATTCCTGGGTAAACTGTTTGTATTACAAGCTCAATGAACGTGTCATTATTTGGCTACTTATTTCAGAACTAAAAGTCGCAATGCCTATGTGCTTTCGTCGGCATTATCCGAACACTGTATCGATCCTACATTGTTTTGAAACGCAAATTCAAATTCCTATCGACAGGAATGATCAAGCAGCCACATATTCAAACTATAAAAGTAGAAACACTGTTAAATATTTGATTTCTGCAACACCTAACGGCACTattaatttcatttcaaaaggATATGCTGGTAGAAAGTCTGGTCAGTTTATTGTTAGGAATAGTGGATACATAGATAAACTAAAACCAGGTGTCTGGGTTCTTGCAGACAAGGGTTTTGAGGTAGCGGAAGAAATAGGATTGAGAGGAGCAAAACTTATAACTCGCTTTAAGACAGCAACGCAACTAACACAATTAGAAACAGAAATATCACGCAATGTTTCAAACGTACGGATCCATATCGAACGAGAAATAGGATGTATGAGTATGAAGTTCGACATAATGTGCGGACCTGTTATAATGTCAAACCTTAATACTTTTGAGGATAATGTGTGCTTTTATGATAAAATTGTTGCTGTTTGTTGTATAATTTCTAATTTGAATCCTAGTATTATTCCACTAGAATGA